Within Dictyostelium discoideum AX4 chromosome 4 chromosome, whole genome shotgun sequence, the genomic segment ATGTATCAATGATTCAGAAAGCACATATCGGTATTGGCATCTCCAGTGGGAAAGAAGGGAGACAGGCAGTGCTGGCATCGGATTTCTCAATTGCACAATTTGAATACCTATCCAGATTATTACTAGTACATGGTAGATTCAACTATAAAAGGTTGTCATTGGTGATAtgttatttctttttcaagaATTTAGCAAGTtgtttattacaattttggtttgcaattaataatcaattctCTGGTACAACCTATTATGATTCTATAAATTCAATGTTATTCAATCTAACATTTACTTCATTACCAATTATAGTGGTGGGTGTATTTGATAGAGATTTGAAACCACAATTCCTATTAAAATTCCCACAACTATATAAAGATTGCCAATTAggtaaatcatttaatcaTAGGGTATTTTGGAGTTGGATTATACTTTCAATGTATTGTTCAGCTGTAATCTATGCATTGagtatatttataattgatgataattatAGTAATCATAGAAATGGTAAAATCGGTGGTCTAAGAAATCAATCATCATTTGCTTTCACCTCACTTGTATTTGTTATAAATTTTAGATTAATTATGGTTATTAAAAGATGGAGTTTTTTAACATATCTTTCATTTGGTATCACTTTTGGTTTCTTCTTTTTAGttcaattaatatataatacaATTCATATAATCTTTGGTTATCGTGGTGATTACTATCATATAttctttcaaattttaaattcaccaattttttataattcacttttaattgttttatttgttagTTTATTACCACAATTTAcaattcaatttataaaaagaaattattttccaaattcattaaatataattcaagaaattcaaaaatttcaattattaaataataatgataatgatgataatgataataataataataataaaaataataaagtttaaataagatttatttttaaaaacattttctttgtattatttttgaacCATATTCCATATATTCTTGTTTACtaattgattgttgttcaaatgttgataaacttgaaaatattgaaccACCAATCCAGGCCAAGTGGGAATTGTTttcatttgtattattttcaacaactttaattttcattgatgaaggtgataaattaattaattcatttttaatacgATCATTGAAATCTGGTAACATTGTAGTACCGCCTGataaaatgatattattgtATAATCCTCTtctaatttcaaaatcacaatttataattgaattatataataGTTGGTGAACGCCATAAGATTCAATATTTACTAAACTTGGTTCAAATAATACTTCACCACAAATGAATCTTTCTTTTCCAATTGTTATCATTTGTCCATCTGGTAATTGAtatgatttttcaatttcattagtTGCAACCTTGGTTGAGTAAAgatcattattataatttaaactgataaaaccaaatttttcttttatatcttttacaatttctttttcagaTGATGTTGTGAAATTGTAACCcctattttcatttaatattttcattaaatattcaGTTACTGAATTTCCTGCTATTtccaattgattgattgaatttggtaTTGAATGACCCTCATAGATTGGAACTGTATAtgttatattattaccactatcTAAAACTATACCATTTAAACGACCTTTGGAATATAATGATAGTACTGATTGATTAgctaaataaaaatttggtGTATCAAATGTTTCAAACATAATTTGAGTGATTCTTTCTCTATTCTCTTTTGGATTCAATGGTATTTCACTCAATAATACACCTTTATCGATGGTTACTCTTAATTCATTATAAAATACATGATGTAATATCTTTTCAATGTCATCCCAATTCACTGGTGATTTTGATTCATTTGGACATTTCAATGATAGAATACTCTTTTTTACAATTGCTTCATCACCAACATAACAATCTTTTTGTCCCATTCCATTTTTAACTCCTCTAGTACAAAAATTTGGTCTTCCAACTACTGATCTAAAAATTGCTCGAGGAGATTCTTCACCACCAAATCCTGCTTTACATAAATATGAACCATTATCAATTACTATTGCtgaattataattatcatcatcatcatttaaattcattttttttttttttttttttttaatattgtttataaactttttttcacattttggtaattaatttaaaattttattaaaaaaaaaaaaaataaaaaaaaaaaattgatcaaaaaaaaaaataaaaaaaaaatttaaaaaaattctttgaagataaaaagaaattaatttgaattatttaattaaaaaatcaaattattaaatcaaattaatttctttggtTGAGGGTTAAAAAGAACCTTGAAAGAcgttaaaagatatttattattaaaaataatttttttttatcgtttttttttttttttttttttttcaaatctgaaatcttatttttttttatttattttattttttaattttcaaatagtCACATTCCTTTTAGGAGTAATGTTAGTTAGGGCTcgggtaaaaataaaaaatcttttttttttttttttttattttttttttttctatttttttaaattaaaaaaaaaaaatagaaaaaaaaataaaaaaaaaagaggtgATATGTGATTGGATTATTCAaccaatcaataaaaaataacattttcatttttttttttttttcattttttttttctagtttcaaataattttttttaaaaaaaaactaacatCCAATCAAATGCTCTCGTACGACCAATAATCACAAAAGATATTTATCTCAGGTTGGCGAGATTTTTGAATGGGAGCACGAAAAACCATGAAAAACcgataaatataaaaacctTCATAAGAAGATtactaaaaaataacaaaaaaaaaaaaaaaaaaaaaaaaaatattaacttttagaaaaaaaaaaaaaaaaaaataaaccattattattttaaaaaaaactagtaaacaatattttcttttttttttttttttttatttttaagattatttgtgaaaagaaaaaatagattttatttttagcaaaattattatttttatttttagaaaaaaaaaaaaaaaaaaaaaaaaaaaaaaaaaaaaaataaaaatgaaaattaattcatttttaataatattaatattattatttatatcaataaaaaatagtaatggagaaccagaaaaaaaatttaaattaattacatTGTTGGCTGCACATGTTCAAGATTTgggttttaataatatggTGAATAGAGGGCATGTTGAAGTTTCAAAAGCAATGAAATTAGAAGATTCTCAAGCAATTGTGGTGGTTGGTTATAATGATACAATTAGAATATTGGCACCACTTGTTGCTGTTGGCGATGTTGATTTAGTTATTTGTTCAAGTCAAGATCATGCTCAAGCATGTAGAGAATTAGCTACTAAATATAAAGGttcttcaattaaaactCAATTTTTAGTGAGAGGTAGTGGTGAAGCAACTTCCAATTTAATTACCTATTCCTATAATTATGCAAATGCAAATTATATTAGTGGTTATTTTGCAGGTTTATATacaaaaaccaataaaattgGATTTTTATCACCAGGTGccattgataataataatgattcatttGTTTATGCTTTTTGGTATGGTGCTAAAAGAGCCAATCCagatatttcattttattattataatattggaaattatttaaatccaGATAAAACTGTAGCTGCCACTAAAGATTTACTTGATATGGGATGTGATATGGTAGCCGAtactttaaatgatttttcaacTGGTAATACTTTAATTGCAAATAATCGTAAAACCGCCATGGGTACAAGTGGTTTCCCTCAAAGAGATGTCTATGGTGAAGATGTAATATACagttataattataattggtttaaattattttatccAGTTGCCCAAAGTGTTTATTCAggtaatacaaataatacaaattgGTATGCtgatttcaatttaaatgaaaCCATTAGTTTCTTTGGTCTTTCATTTAGTTTTACCGTTCCAAATGAAACTTTAACAAAATTCTATGAAGAAttagattatttaaagagAACACCAAGATTATCCCATCCATATTTTTGTAATGATTTAATGTATGAATatgcaaaaaaaaatcatttaacaATGTCTACAAATGATTCAACCCATTGTTTAGCTAATAGTCAATTTACAAGAATTAATGCACCTTTCCCTGGTATGACTTGGTTAGGAAATTATGAAATTACATTAACTGaagtaaatatttttttaatttatttttctttatttaaaaaaaataattatttttttattaacaaagtttaaattatttacaaattaaaagGTTTATCAATCAAGACCAATTCAAATTgcaatttcatcaatttcaagtTTTTTCATAGTTACAGTTTTGGTAATGATGGGTTTAGTAGTCAGATTTAGAAAGAATCCATCAATTCGTTCTGCAAGTCCAATAttcttaaattttattttatttggtgcTTTGATTATTTATGTTGGTATTATAATTTGGAGTAGTTCAATTAATTCTGCTTCATGTAATGCTCAATTTTGGTTGGTTACTCTTGGTTTTACAACTTTAATTGGTAGTTTAGTAGTTAAAAATGTTAGAAtttggttaatttttgataatccagaattgaaattagttaaaattacaaatctTCAATTGGTTCCATGGGTTGGTGTTTGTTTGgtaattaatatcattttaaTGAGTATATTAACATCAGTTGGAGATTTAAGAGAGGTAAATGCACAAGGAATTGATTCTTTAGGAAAATATGAATTTATGAGAATTTGTAAAATGAATAGTTCTGGTGCATCAACATTGTATACTATTTTAGCATACTTTGCAGCTTTACTTTTAATTGGTGTATTTGTTTCTTGGAAAATCCGTATAGTTGATATCTTGgaatttaatgaatcaaaAGCAATTGCAAATACTCTTTATGCCATTAGTTTCTGtctttttgtaattgtaCCATTAATGATTTCACCACAAGATAAACAATCTGAAAAGATTATTTTATGTATTGCAGGTTTATTCATTGTTACAGCCGCTGTCTTAATTATCTTTGTCCCAAAATTCTATAGAGTTTATATATTTGGTTCTGGTGGAACTAGTGATATGTTCTATAAGAAGAAAAAGCAATCACCAGTTGCAACTGCTCGTGCAGAAAGTACAAGTAAAGGTtcaagtggtggtggtgctggtagtggtggtgctactggtggtagtggtgtaaaaacaaataaaagagGTAATTTAGTTTCTGGTGATTTTTCAGATGACACAGAATCTTCATTATCAGAACCAAATAAACCTGTTAAAGTTGTTGCAGGTGCTGTATTAGCTGAATTTACTGATGATACAATTTCTGATTTAGATAATATTGATCaaccaattgaaataattacaGAAAATGGTCaagatagtaataataataataataatgaagaaaataaagataataatatagaaaataataaaattagcgaagaaattaaagaaaatttaaaaaatgaagaaaataatgatggtgataattaataatattattattattattatcattatgtATTTATATATAGAAAAATTGTATagacaataaaataaaataaaaaataaaataatttatttattttgtgaaagttaatattttttttttttttattattaaaaattattaaaattattaaagattgCCTGATGGTAAAGTATCAGGTATACCTGTATAGAATCCATTAACTGGTTgaacatttttatttgatgcttcaatataaatattgaattCCCAGAAAACATTATAAACTTTAGCACCACCACGTTCAAAGTATTCATTACCAGTTAAAGCTAAATTTACAGCTTTGATAAAGAGATGAGTTTGATCGAAATAATATCTtgtaccattaccatttCTAACTTCAGAGGCAGAGTTTGCCAATACAAAgttgtaattgaatttgttatTCCATCTGTATGCACATCTAATTGAGAATTCTGTATTTGCAGGGTATGGGATAGCCACAAATAAATAGTTATTCTTTATGACTTGAGCAACCCAAATATTTATTGAGGTTGGTGTACCTGTTGAGAACCATAAATACCAACCCATATTTGAAACACCAGTGATACCTGCATTTCTTGTTATGTTTGTTGATCTTCTATTTGTGATACCATTACCGAATAAAGAAGCAGTACCAACATATGAATCTTCTTCTTGATTAGTATAACCACTTTCAATTAATCCAGGAACGAGTACAGATATTGAAGCGATTTCTTTATCACCTTTATCACAAACCCAACATAACCAATCATTATTATAGGAACAAGTAGCATCATATTGCCACCAATTTTGATGTGAACCAACTAAAGTTGGTGCACCAACAGCAGTTCTACCAGGAACCAAACTTGTATCCCaatcaatgaaattaaagtaTCTACTACTTCCAGTTTCAACAACACGATGACCAATCACTTGAGAAGAAGCAACATTGGTTAGTGTGATTTGCTTTGTTGCTGAAATACCTTGAGGTTTGAAAACATCACTATGTGTCATTGAAATGATGACTCTATTATCAGATTCTGGATTTTCTGAATCTGGATCTTTAATAAAgtttctaaaattaatatttgataaaatgGTTTGAACATAGGTATCATAAAATTGGAAACCTTGTCTGTTTCTACCTTGATTTGAAACGATATTACCAGATTGACCATTAACAATTGCATTTGAAAGCCATGCTTGACCAAACAATGTTGATGGTCTAATTGAATCATGACTTTCCAATCCAACCACTTCAACTCTTTCACCCCAATGTTGAATACCTCTATTTGAAAGATAAATTTTAGTATTGTTAAATCTCATCCATCTTTCATTTCCATCTTTTTTAGTACCATTGAAATAGGTTGATCTTGAAAATCTACCACTATTATAGGTTAAAAGTTGAGTTGCTTCATTAAATGTAAGATTACCACCAACATAAATTGAACCACCttcttcaaaataataaccaCTACTATGTGCTGTATTACCtgtaaattcttttaatggaAATTGTGATGgtataattgaaattgttcTATGATTACCAATTGGCTTATCcctataattttaaaaaaaaacaattattagtttatatttaaaaaaaaaaaatttaaaaaaaatacttacaAATTTGGGAAAGCAAAACCACTCCAACCTCCACTTGCAGCATTACCAACCAAAGAGTTATATGCATTTGTTATATAATAACACCCAGCAgctataattttaataatattaatagttaatataaaaaaaagttagaattaaaagaagaaaaagaaaataaaaaaaaaacttacctGAATCAGCTGGTTGGGTTAATGAGTCAGATTGTTGGAAAATTTCACCAGTTTGACTTGGACCACCAGCTGGCTTTCCAATTGGATGTACATATGAAGCAAAATTGAACCAAATGTTATTATCAACTTCAACACCATCttctaaataataacaatgacCACGAATATCAAAAGCAACATTACGGACTAGACTGACATTATTTGTTCCATGAATTGTATAACAACGATAATAACTATTAGTTACTGAACAATCAGAGATATAAGAGTTTTTAACTGTACCTGCTAAATGATAGTGAAGTGGGTATCTATGTATATTGATAAAGTACaatgattaataaaaaaataaatatatataaaataaaaaactaattaatcttttaaataatttaaaattaccttgCTTTTATATTAGTTTGACCCATAcgaattaattgaataccAGAGAATTGACCTTCACCATTTACTAATACATGACCACCAAATGATTGAGAATCAGTTTGTTCCTGACCATTACCATCACCTCTAAAAACAATTCTTCTTGAAAGTAATGCAACTTCAGCTTGATATTCTTGACCACCATAATGATAATATCTAAGTGGTTTGGTAAATTGAATAACTTTACCTTGAATAGCTGCAATTGTCATAACTTCATTTTGGTTATCAGATTCATCTCTATATACACTAGTTGTAATTAAAACTTGTTGACCAACTTCccaattaattgaatcttgAACATAAATAACATAATCACcacttttatttataaaaatcaaaaaaaaaaaaaaaaaaaaaaaaaaaaaaaaaaaaaaaaaaatttaattgttaaatATACCACTAATAATGAATAAagtatattataatttaattataaatacttACGTCCAAGCAGTTGTAGATAATTTTGTCCAAGTATTATGATATTGTTTACCTTGAACACTAATGAAACCACCAGAAGCAACAGCAATACCTTTTGAACCGAAATATTGAGCGATTGTATCAGTAGTTGTTTTATTACCATGGAAAATAACATTAATATTGGCATTATATCTACAAGTATTGGTACCCATAGTTAATTTACCTTGAACATAGATATCTTGAACATTGATTGTCATTGGTGAATCACTGAATACTAATTCACTAGTTGGTggaattgtaatttttttataaacttcTGTTTGTGAGATTGAACATGGTGAAATCAATACTCTTTTACCTTCTggtaaaataatatttgacGAAGGTAATGGAACAAAACCACTAGCCCAAGTGGATGGATTATGCCAATGTACTAAATCAGTTTGTTTATATGTACAACTTGATGAATCTTGTGGATCTAATAAAGTTGATGGTCTTGGTAATGTTAATAACTCAGAAtcttttgataaaatatttgatggtgttgtaattgatttaGATGGAATTGTAATTTTCATATCTTTAATACTAATTGAAATCTCACTTGGACCAGTAAGAGCAGCAGTACGATTAATTTGAAGTGCAAAAACAGCAGAGCCAATATCTTTAGTTGGTGAAAATGTTATACTTGTTTTGATGAAATTGGAATTGGATATGAAATTAGCACCACTAAAAGTTTTCATATATAATGGTGGTTTGTTTGAGTATTGGAAATATCTTGAATTACCATTTGGATTGGTAATATCTTTTGGATTAAAGAAATAGATGGAAACGTTTGAGATAGATGTATATTCACCCAATGGTTGACCCAATAAAAGCTCAAGACTAAATTCATAATTTACACCAGATTTTAAAGTTGGTGAAGGATCTTTTGAAACTAACCAATGACTATTTGGACTCCATGTAACATAAGTTATATTGAATGAGTTTTCAACTGGACCATCGAGTAAACTAACATTATTCCATTGTGCCATGAAAACCAAATTTGATTTTccataattaaaattagtagCAGGTTGAGTTGTGAAAATTGATGGTGAATTTGTTGAAGGTCCACTTGATGCTGGTGTAACTCTCCAACTATTATCAATTGGGCATGTTATTTCAAGATTTCTAACAATCGCACTATTACCTGCTGATATTGATAGTTTTGAGCTTGAACCACCATTACAAGTACCAGTAGTAGTTTGACCGGAAATTGTAGTTGTACAACCTGGATCTAATGTTACACTTGGTGAATCAATTGAGATTGAACCTGAAAAACcatttgaaaattgtaaatcaATATTTCTAGTTGTTTTCAATTCAGCAATGGTATTGGATGGTGAAAGTCCTAAATTGGTGATTTTAATATCAAGACTTGAACAGACCTTTAATGATGAGAATACAACCAATTGACCAATTGTTATTGAATGATCTTTCACCATTGAACAactatcaatttcaattgaatttgctATTAATCCAACTATATTTGAAGAACcagaatttaatttcaatttaaatgattcaaattgataatttgatGGTACtctaatttcaattttaactgATACATctgataatgatattgattgAATTCCATTAATCATTAAtgataaacaaataaaaccaattattaatattataattgatgactttttatttgttgttgttgttgttgcaaaTAATCCAATAGATAACAAACTTGCAATTAACATTGAAATCCAATTAAATCCAACTAATTTATTACTTGAAGACAATTCAGTAAAATCACCAAATGTAACTGTACTTTTATCTTCAGATACAGTGataatatcattaatattgGTTGCATCACCTTTAATTgatgtaattattaattttggtgttttaattgtatcatctaaaatataattaattttagtctttttttttttaaaaaaaaaaataaaaataaaaattaataaaatatataaatttttttttttatatgaacaaaattttctaatttaaatACATACATCGACTACACTTGCATCAATTGCAAAATTTTTGTTTGAGATTTCGATTTCTCCCAACAACTGTTCACATTTGACTAttgtgaaaaataaaaatacaacgaaaataaaatatttaaaataattcatttttttttttaaaaaaaaaaaaattaaattaaattaaacaagaataaataaataataaataaataaataataaataaataaataaaataatttattgaaataaataaatttaataaatgggtttaagaaaaaaaaaaaaaaaaaaaaaaaaaatatatccaaccaaatcttttcaaatgattgaaaaaaaaaaaaaaaaaaaaaaaaaaaaataatatataaaaaataaaaaataaaaaaaaaaaaaaagatatttttaattcttataaagctttttaaaaagatttgcCCACATTTTACAATAAtagaaaaagatattttttctAATCGGTggttttacttttttttttttctaatttttttttttttttttttctcaaaaattttttcattaacaAACCATCAAACACTTTGGTGaactattttcttttttattttttttagattgtttattattttttaaaattcttatataatttttttttaattctaatattattgatttataaaagatttccaatcattgaaaattttgtttttttttctaatatattagaaaatagtttttcttttttttattttttttatttaacattATTCACAATTAatgttataataatagtaataaattcattaaagaaATATATGTTTACACTAAAGCACCACGCTcaacaatattatcaaaacatttattagctgattataataatagtgaaaaacaaattataaatgaaataGAAATTGTTAtgtgaaaagaaaaaaagaacagattattttaaattaaagaatttagaaGAACTCAAACTGTTACATAACAACCCAGGGATATTGGAACAACCACAAAAGTAAAGAATCAATTGTGCAATTAAAATGAATGGATGAGGAATTGATTGAATGCTTGTGTAATTGAAAAGAAGGTTTAACTTAAAGATATGAATTCAATTCAGATGTTTTTACAGGGGCCCAAAAATAATGGTGCATTAATGTTCCACACCCTAATTTCCAGAATCGAACCAGCAATCTAAAATCAACAtccaaattaatattatatgaaTGCTGTAAAGCGTGAATCAAAACTAACTTTTcagtttttataattttcgaGTTTTCGTTATTTTCGGCCGAAGAGTTTCGAACGAAAACtctaaaatatataaaaactaaataaattaattattattttaattattattgtttaattgttaatcattattattcttattattattactattattaatattatgattattttttttttttacctaaaGGCGGTGTAttgttatattttatttcatttttaagtttttaaatttttatattgttataTGTTGATATTTTTGGTTATATTATGATTTCTTCTacttggttttttttttttttttatattatgattatttttttttttttttttttttttttttgatataaataaactattgtaGTATACAATTagtatgttatttttatttatttattttaggttttttagtttttgtgaatttaaaattgtatgttattttagatttgataattaataattaattggtaGTGTAATTGTTGGAATTGGTTCATTTGTGTTTATGAATTagtatgttatttttatttatttattttaagttttttttttttttttttttttttttttttaatattggattAACAAGATTGATATATGTCCATCTGTGTTAATAcgagttttatttaatatttatttaaaggcTTATCATTTAAGCTGAAGGgttattttaatcatatgaattgatcaaaagatataatatttGGGAGAGATGATTCTGGAATACAATAGTAATTAGCTGTTGTTTTTCTTAGCTTGATCGTTGAAGTGAGAAGGATCTTAGGATCTTTGAAGTTATTATGGTCTTTTGCTGATAAGTTTTTCAGATCTTTTgcttttttgataatttaggttttttagtttgtgaatttaaaatggtatgttattttagatatattatgattattaaaacttattaatattaaacaatGTAATTCATTACACAAAAACATTAGTTTGTATTCAGAGCGGGAATCGAACCCACGACCTAATCCGTGTTAAGGATTCGTGATAACCGACTACACCATCCGAACTAAtcgatgaatttaaaaaaaaatagctCTACCccaattttagaaaataaatgcAAGAATACTTTATATGGACGCAGAaatgatatttatttatttgatagaattggttttttttttttttttttatcaagataaaaaatgtaaattggaaaaataaaataatccatatttaatttttttttttttttttttatcaagataaaaaatttattttttgtaattttttttttgctatTTTTTTGAGAACAAAATgggaatttattttttagtaaaaacatcagatttttttttttttttttt encodes:
- the grlD gene encoding G-protein-coupled receptor family 3 protein 4 (Similar to GPCR) — its product is MKINSFLIILILLFISIKNSNGEPEKKFKLITLLAAHVQDLGFNNMVNRGHVEVSKAMKLEDSQAIVVVGYNDTIRILAPLVAVGDVDLVICSSQDHAQACRELATKYKGSSIKTQFLVRGSGEATSNLITYSYNYANANYISGYFAGLYTKTNKIGFLSPGAIDNNNDSFVYAFWYGAKRANPDISFYYYNIGNYLNPDKTVAATKDLLDMGCDMVADTLNDFSTGNTLIANNRKTAMGTSGFPQRDVYGEDVIYSYNYNWFKLFYPVAQSVYSGNTNNTNWYADFNLNETISFFGLSFSFTVPNETLTKFYEELDYLKRTPRLSHPYFCNDLMYEYAKKNHLTMSTNDSTHCLANSQFTRINAPFPGMTWLGNYEITLTEVYQSRPIQIAISSISSFFIVTVLVMMGLVVRFRKNPSIRSASPIFLNFILFGALIIYVGIIIWSSSINSASCNAQFWLVTLGFTTLIGSLVVKNVRIWLIFDNPELKLVKITNLQLVPWVGVCLVINIILMSILTSVGDLREVNAQGIDSLGKYEFMRICKMNSSGASTLYTILAYFAALLLIGVFVSWKIRIVDILEFNESKAIANTLYAISFCLFVIVPLMISPQDKQSEKIILCIAGLFIVTAAVLIIFVPKFYRVYIFGSGGTSDMFYKKKKQSPVATARAESTSKGSSGGGAGSGGATGGSGVKTNKRGNLVSGDFSDDTESSLSEPNKPVKVVAGAVLAEFTDDTISDLDNIDQPIEIITENGQDSNNNNNNEENKDNNIENNKISEEIKENLKNEENNDGDN
- the act29 gene encoding hypothetical protein; the encoded protein is MNLNDDDDNYNSAIVIDNGSYLCKAGFGGEESPRAIFRSVVGRPNFCTRGVKNGMGQKDCYVGDEAIVKKSILSLKCPNESKSPVNWDDIEKILHHVFYNELRVTIDKGVLLSEIPLNPKENRERITQIMFETFDTPNFYLANQSVLSLYSKGRLNGIVLDSGNNITYTVPIYEGHSIPNSINQLEIAGNSVTEYLMKILNENRGYNFTTSSEKEIVKDIKEKFGFISLNYNNDLYSTKVATNEIEKSYQLPDGQMITIGKERFICGEVLFEPSLVNIESYGVHQLLYNSIINCDFEIRRGLYNNIILSGGTTMLPDFNDRIKNELINLSPSSMKIKVVENNTNENNSHLAWIGGSIFSSLSTFEQQSISKQEYMEYGSKIIQRKCF